From the genome of Pelmatolapia mariae isolate MD_Pm_ZW linkage group LG12, Pm_UMD_F_2, whole genome shotgun sequence, one region includes:
- the osmr gene encoding leukemia inhibitory factor receptor, whose protein sequence is MINVRKSFFSLFSLYLIFSNSECCFDDGCYLPKPNITLKAINDKQTLVVSWLVKHSSFVGDIYEIELSRTEQHTVIYTKNMSVSLGDSAIYTWTWISDLPLECVDHSARMRYYNQSVQSPWSNWITNSGFKANDEIQIFPSSRVLRQGSSAVFCCIPPTGVNVKRMTFRNKEYRLLSIGGGVKAITVNNLTIPKGIIKHLLLSCDDATGNSVHVSNYISFPPQKPRNLSCVTFDIASVTCTWDSPRKRLLHDRNVQIYTLHIENSDKAPFTCEQLSCTFPAVPHLQNYNISVWVKDKLGEEMERYSFNISDRVFPVVKSLRVNRGVTDATVSWSMQESLTHMNLICQVATVPLGTMELRCNDIMSSFCDTKLEHLVPNTKYNVRVRCTVNGRLWGEWAEETFITDPLVSLDLWRRIQPLSNWRTRQVTLIWKPRIAGTAATINIQEYTVQWSQEGQTESKNSSMGQAVVSIGPGKCDFTVQAVLPSGTSIPANITIPPAEHKENLPVQKRLDSTSEGGFNLTWEEQSTATCGYVVEWCVLGNAVPCTLQWKVPEGNNALLLHASEFRAGYRYTFYIYGCTDDGHRLLEIQTGYSQEFKSVQRPSLVEPVQSTSSSVSLEWHYNEDDPAQPAFIMGYLVTVQEVGSVLLPDRSNVSVADPHVKFVTIQSLKENTEYTCSVSALTKEGPGLPASITFRTKINYSSLIIKVVTPIFFLMGCTVLLWSQVKIVRSGLKEIFIYPAGMNIKTPEFEGFLHETDQWLQSQKPEECISCDIEILNGRPSLNEITALRDSELMNEPCSPSLQSSLSSSSPSCMLLEANYCPQLATLPWDRPASQQVTSLMNRSYLYTLKEGYSEPPNVVFSETKSSFEASDCPLESCGVIYGYIANDSL, encoded by the exons ATGATAAATGTCAGGAAATCCTTTTTCAGCCTGTTCAGTTTGTATCTGATATTTTCGAACAGTGAATGTTGCTTTGACGATG GCTGTTATCTGCCAAAACCAAACATCACTCTGAAAGCTATTAATGACAAGCAGACCCTTGTGGTGAGCTGGTTGGTAAAACACAGCAGTTTCGTGGGTGACATTTATGAGATCGAGCTCAGCCGCACTGAACAGCACACCGTTATTTACACT AAAAATATGAGCGTATCCCTTGGAGATTCGGCCATATACACATGGACATGGATCTCTGATCTGCCTCTGGAGTGTGTTGATCACTCTGCCAGAATGCGATACTATAATCAGTCTGTTCAGAGTCCTTGGAGCAACTGGATAACCAACTCTG GATTCAAAGCAAACGATGAGATCCAAATTTTTCCCTCCAGCCGTGTGCTGAGGCAGGGCAGCAGTGCCGTGTTCTGCTGTATTCCCCCAACAGGTGTGAACGTTAAAAGAATGACCTTCAGGAACAAGGAATACCGTCTTTTGAGCATTGGAGGCGGAGTAAAAGCTATTACTGTAAACAACCTCACTATCCCAAAAGGAATAATTAAGCATTTGTTACTGAGTTGTGATGATGCAACAGGCAACAGTGTCCATGTCTCGAACTACATCAGTT TTCCACCCCAGAAACCCAGAAACCTCAGCTGTGTAACCTTTGACATAGCATCTGTCACCTGCACCTGGGATTCACCCAGAAAGCGACTCCTGCATGATCGCAACGTGCAAATTTACACTCTCCACATAGA aaactcaGACAAGGCTCCCTTCACCTGTGAGCAGTTATCATGTACTTTTCCAGCTGTGCCACACCTGCAAAATTATAACATCAGTGTGTGGGTGAAGGACAAGCTAGGAGAGGAGATGGAACGTTATAGCTTCAACATCtctgacagag TGTTTCCTGTTGTGAAGTCGCTGAGAGTGAACCGCGGGGTGACAGACGCCACAGTGTCCTGGAGCATGCAGGAAAGCTTGACTCATATGAACCTTATCTGTCAGGTTGCTACAGTCCCACTCGGCACCATGGAG CTGAGGTGCAACGACATTATGAGCAGTTTCTGCGACACAAAACTGGAACACCTGGTTCCCAACACGAAGTACAATGTCAGAGTACGCTGCACTGTCAATGGACGACTCTGGGGAGAATGGGCAGAAGAAACCTTCATAAcag ATCCACTGGTGTCCTTGGATTTATGGAGAAGAATACAGCCGCTGTCTAACTGGCGCACCCGTCAAGTTACTCTGATATGGAAGCCA CGTATTGCTGGCACAGCAGCCACAATAAACATACAAGAGTACACGGTTCAGTGGTCACAGGAAGGCCAAACAGAGTCGAAGAACAGCAGCATGGGCCAGGCAGTGGTGTCCATTGGTCCAGGAAAGTGTGACTTCACTGTCCAGGCTGTCCTCCCCTCTGGCACCTCCATCCCCGCCAACATCACCATCCCACCAGCAGAGCACAAAG AAAATCTCCCAGTACAGAAACGTTTAGACAGCACCAGCGAGGGTGGTTTCAATCTGACATGGGAAGAGCAGAGCACTGCCACCTGTGGCTATGTTGTGGAGTGGTGCGTGCTGGGAAATGCAGTGCCTTGCACTCTGCAGTGGAAAGTGCCAGAGGGAAATAATGCATTGTTATTACATGCTA gtgaATTCCGAGCAGGTTACAggtatacattttatatttatggatGCACGGACGATGGACATAGACTACTGGAGATACAAACTGGTTACTCACAGGAATTCA AATCTGTTCAGCGCCCAAGTCTGGTTGAACCTGTTCAGAGTACTTCCTCTTCTGTGTCACTGGAGTGGCATTACAATGAAGATGATCCAGCTCAGCCAGCATTCATCATGGGGTACCTGGTTACAGTGCAGGAAGTAGGATCTGTTTTGCTGCCAG ATCGGTCCAATGTCTCAGTTGCAGATCCCCACGTGAAGTTTGTGACCATACAGAGTCTGAAGGAGAACACAGAGTATACTTGCTCTGTGAGTGCTCTCACTAAAGAGGGGCCTGGGCTACCAGCCAGCATTACCTTCAGAACCAAAATCAACT ACTCTTCTCTCATAATCAAGGTAGTGACTCCCATCTTTTTCCTCATGGGCTGCACTGTTCTCCTGTGGTCCCAAGTGAAAAT TGTGAGGAGCGGGCTGAAGGAGATATTTATCTACCCTGCGGGTATGAACATTAAAACTCCAGAGTTTGAAGGCTTCCTGCATGAG ACTGATCAGTGGCTGCAGTCTCAGAAGCCAGAGGAGTGCATCAGCTGTGACATCGAGATTTTGAATGGCAGACCCTCTCTAAATGAAATAACCGCACTGAGAGATTCTGAGCTTATGAATGAACCATGCTCTCCTAGTTTGCAGTCCTCGCTTTCATCTTCATCCCCTTCTTGCATGCTGCTCGAAGCAAATTACTGTCCACAGTTAGCTACTCTGCCCTGGGACAGACCAGCCTCTCAGCAAGTCACAAGCCTGATGAACAGGAGTTACTTATACACTTTGAAGGAGGGTTACTCTGAACCACCTAACGTTGTATTCAGTGAAACCAAATCAAGCTTTGAAGCTTCTGACTGCCCCCTTGAATCATGTGGTGTCATATATGGTTATATCGCCAATGATTCTTTATaa